In Cellulomonas sp. JZ18, the DNA window GACGGGCAGGAGCCACGCGGGGCGGCGGGACGCGGTCTGCGGAGCGGGCGCCGGGGCGTCGCTCCCCGCGGCGCCGCCGGCCGGACCGGGAGCGCCGGCGTGAGCGGGTCCGCCGGCCGGACGGGGTCCGCCGGCCGGGCCCGACGGCTGCCCGGCGGGGCCTGGCGCGGCGCCCACGCCGGTCCGCTCGTCGGCTCCCAGGGGCCGCTCGGTCCCGGTCGTCCGGTGTCGCTCATCGGGCGGGCTCCCCCTCGTGTCGCTGTCCGGCGGCCGCCGGACCCCGGGCAGCCTACCGAGCGGTGTCGGTGGTCCCCCGTAGCGTGCGTCCCGTGAGCCCCACGACGACCCGGCGCGCCGACCGCGGCGCCGACGCCCGCCCCGCCTTCCGCTGCTCCGAGTGCGGGTGGGGCGCGTCCAAGTGGGTCGGGCGCTGCGGCGAGTGCCAGGCGTGGGGCACGGTCGCGGAGGACGTCGGCCCCGGCGGCGGCGCGCCCCGCACGGTCGCGGTCTCGCCCGCGCGCAACCCCGCGCGCCCCATCCACGAGATCGACGTGGAGGCGGCCACGGCGCGACCGACCGGCGTGGCCGAGCTGGACCGCGTCCTCGGCGGCGGCCTGGTGCCCGGCGCGGTCGTGCTGCTCGCCGGGGAGCCGGGCGTGGGCAAGTCGACCCTGCTGCTCGACGTGGCGGCGCGCACGGCGCGCGCGGGCCGGCGGGTCCTGTACGTCACGGGTGAGGAGTCGGCCGCGCAGGTGCGCCTGCGCGCGGGCCGGATCCGTGCGCTCGACCCCCACCTGCTGCTCGCGGACGAGACGGACCTGGCGACCGTGCTGGGGCACGTCGAGCAGGTCGACCCCGAGCTCCTGGTGCTCGACTCGGTGCAGACGGTGGCCTCGGCCCAGGTCGAGGGGACCGCGGGCGGCGTCGCCCAGGTCCGCGAGGTGACCGGTGCGCTCATCGCGGCCGCCAAGTCCCGCGGCATGCCCGTGGTGCTGGTCGGGCACGTGACGAAGGACGGGTCCGTGGCCGGGCCGCGCACGCTCGAGCACCTCGTGGACGTCGTGTGCCAGTTCGAGGGCGACCGGCACGCGCGGCTGCGGCTGCTGCGGGCCACCAAGAACCGCTTCGGGCCGAGCGACGAGGTGGGCTGCTTCGACCTGTCCGAGCACGGGATCGTGGGGCTCGCGGACCCCTCGGGCCTGTTCACGTCCCGGCTCGCCAGCGACGTGCCGGGCACGTGCCTGACCGTCACGC includes these proteins:
- the radA gene encoding DNA repair protein RadA; protein product: MSPTTTRRADRGADARPAFRCSECGWGASKWVGRCGECQAWGTVAEDVGPGGGAPRTVAVSPARNPARPIHEIDVEAATARPTGVAELDRVLGGGLVPGAVVLLAGEPGVGKSTLLLDVAARTARAGRRVLYVTGEESAAQVRLRAGRIRALDPHLLLADETDLATVLGHVEQVDPELLVLDSVQTVASAQVEGTAGGVAQVREVTGALIAAAKSRGMPVVLVGHVTKDGSVAGPRTLEHLVDVVCQFEGDRHARLRLLRATKNRFGPSDEVGCFDLSEHGIVGLADPSGLFTSRLASDVPGTCLTVTLEGRRPLAAEVQALVAPSVVPNPRRTTSGVDGSRLAMVLAVLQRRLGARLADQDVYLSTVGGARVVEPAADLALALAAVSARENVPVHPGLVAVGEVGLAGEIRPVSGVGRRLAEAARLGCARAVVPLGTLGEVAVPDGLRVLEVADLAAAVLAGLAPTDGDRSADRSDDDA